One genomic region from Kamptonema formosum PCC 6407 encodes:
- a CDS encoding heavy metal translocating P-type ATPase, with translation MQSSPEILADSSPPEIITLDIGGMKCAGCVAAVERQLKQQPGVISARVNLATEVAAIEGKAGVVDAVAIAKKLTDTGFPTQPRYAEHQQEQLAAIVERRRQEIRQQIWQLAIALTLILLSGLGHLVGTETPIFSNIWFHCGLATAALLFPGRAILIDGWRGLWRNSPNMNTLVGLGAFTAYSASVIALLFPQMGWECFFDEPVMLLGFILLGKTLEQQAKRRAASALQALISLQPATANLVAKPQENTGSEENSELPLTLLTVEIPADRVRVGEWLQVLPGEKIPVDGEVCKGTTTVDESMLTGESVAVFKQRGDAVAAGTLNQSGAIVMRATRTGKETTLAQIVALVETAQTRKAPIQYLADTVAGYFCYSVMTISTLTFLFWYFAGTHIWPEVLLEHTAISMNHAGMNMIQGPLSPALLSLKLAIAVLAIACPCALGLATPTAILVGSGMGAERGLLIKGGDVLERVHQLDTIIFDKTGTLTTGSPKVTDCIAKEEGRRKKEEGRRKKEEGRGEEEEGRGEEEGGKNEELPISDAQWLLQIAATVESGTSHPLAEAILQEARQQGLSLLLAEDFYTEPGLGISALVEGDRVLAGNADWLRQYGVFAEMSSLTSLEGKTLVYVAVAGVFVGVIAVSDTLRPDAKTTIEKLRSMGLRVMLVTGDRREVAFAIAQQLDIGSDDILAEVRPQGKADAIAALQAEGHQVAMVGDGINDAPALAQADVGIGMQAGTDAAVETAQIVLMRDTLGDVVESIYLSRLTFNKIRQNLFWAFAYNILGIPIAAGILLPTFGLALSPAAAGAFMAFSSVSVVTNSLLLRQKVIKN, from the coding sequence ATGCAATCTTCCCCAGAAATCCTAGCAGATTCCTCACCCCCAGAAATAATTACTCTTGATATTGGAGGTATGAAATGTGCAGGTTGCGTAGCTGCTGTAGAAAGACAGTTAAAACAGCAACCGGGCGTAATTTCTGCCCGCGTCAACCTGGCAACTGAAGTGGCTGCAATTGAGGGCAAAGCGGGAGTTGTTGATGCAGTTGCCATTGCTAAAAAGTTAACAGATACGGGATTTCCAACTCAGCCGCGCTATGCTGAGCATCAGCAAGAACAATTAGCTGCGATCGTTGAACGTCGCCGCCAAGAAATTAGACAGCAGATTTGGCAGTTGGCGATCGCACTTACCCTGATCCTACTATCCGGTTTAGGCCATCTAGTAGGAACAGAAACCCCAATTTTCAGCAATATCTGGTTCCATTGCGGCCTAGCGACTGCGGCCCTACTATTCCCCGGACGCGCTATCTTAATTGATGGGTGGCGTGGACTATGGCGCAATTCCCCCAACATGAACACTCTCGTAGGCTTAGGTGCTTTTACAGCCTACAGTGCCAGCGTCATCGCCCTCTTATTTCCGCAGATGGGATGGGAATGTTTCTTTGACGAACCAGTAATGCTTTTGGGCTTTATTTTATTAGGAAAAACCCTGGAACAACAAGCCAAAAGACGTGCAGCATCGGCCCTTCAAGCTTTAATTTCCCTACAGCCAGCAACGGCCAATTTAGTTGCTAAACCTCAAGAAAACACAGGTTCAGAGGAAAATTCCGAATTACCCCTTACCCTGCTAACAGTTGAAATTCCAGCCGATCGCGTGCGTGTAGGAGAATGGTTGCAGGTATTACCGGGGGAAAAAATTCCCGTAGATGGCGAAGTTTGTAAGGGTACGACGACGGTAGATGAGTCAATGCTTACTGGTGAGTCTGTAGCCGTTTTTAAACAGAGAGGAGATGCAGTTGCGGCGGGTACGCTGAATCAATCTGGGGCGATCGTAATGCGGGCAACTCGCACTGGTAAAGAGACAACTCTAGCCCAAATTGTAGCTTTAGTAGAAACTGCCCAAACTCGGAAAGCACCTATTCAATATTTAGCTGATACTGTCGCTGGCTATTTTTGCTATAGCGTAATGACGATATCTACTTTAACTTTCCTATTTTGGTATTTCGCAGGGACTCATATCTGGCCGGAGGTACTTTTAGAACATACGGCCATTAGTATGAACCATGCGGGGATGAATATGATTCAGGGCCCGCTGTCGCCAGCGTTATTAAGTTTGAAGTTGGCGATCGCAGTTTTAGCGATCGCTTGTCCTTGTGCTTTAGGACTCGCTACCCCTACTGCTATTTTAGTTGGTTCTGGTATGGGGGCGGAACGGGGTTTATTAATTAAAGGTGGCGATGTTTTGGAACGGGTACACCAACTCGATACTATTATTTTTGACAAAACTGGAACCCTGACTACAGGTAGTCCGAAAGTAACGGATTGTATAGCGAAGGAAGAAGGAAGAAGGAAGAAGGAAGAAGGAAGAAGGAAGAAGGAAGAAGGAAGAGGGGAGGAAGAAGAAGGAAGAGGGGAGGAAGAAGGGGGGAAAAATGAAGAATTGCCGATTTCTGATGCTCAATGGTTGCTACAAATTGCGGCTACGGTAGAAAGTGGTACTTCTCATCCTTTGGCTGAGGCGATTTTGCAGGAAGCTAGACAGCAAGGTTTATCTCTGCTTTTGGCTGAGGATTTCTACACGGAACCGGGTTTAGGGATTTCGGCTTTGGTAGAGGGCGATCGCGTACTTGCAGGTAATGCCGACTGGTTGAGGCAATATGGCGTGTTCGCAGAGATGTCTTCGCTCACCTCTCTCGAAGGCAAAACTTTGGTTTATGTGGCTGTAGCAGGCGTTTTCGTGGGGGTAATTGCTGTTAGTGACACTCTCAGACCTGATGCTAAAACAACTATAGAGAAGTTGCGAAGTATGGGATTGAGGGTAATGCTGGTGACGGGCGATCGGCGAGAGGTGGCTTTCGCGATCGCGCAACAATTAGATATCGGGTCTGATGATATTCTCGCAGAAGTTAGACCCCAAGGTAAGGCAGATGCGATCGCCGCTTTGCAAGCTGAAGGTCATCAAGTAGCAATGGTGGGAGATGGTATTAATGATGCCCCCGCTTTGGCTCAAGCAGATGTCGGGATTGGGATGCAAGCAGGTACAGATGCAGCAGTAGAAACTGCTCAAATAGTCTTAATGCGAGATACTTTAGGTGATGTTGTCGAATCTATTTACCTAAGTCGTCTTACTTTCAACAAAATTAGGCAGAATTTGTTTTGGGCTTTTGCTTATAATATCTTGGGAATTCCCATCGCGGCTGGCATTTTGCTCCCAACTTTCGGTCTGGCACTTAGTCCCGCAGCAGCAGGTGCTTTTATGGCTTTTAGTTCTGTAAGTGTTGTGACCAACTCTTTGCTACTACGCCAGAAAGTAATTAAAAATTAA
- a CDS encoding sensor histidine kinase yields the protein MRKPTIIIRTEIPDPEKIPIRIKDHGVGISESVRNKIFEPFFTTKPIGSGTGLGLSISYSIVVEKHGDQLTCNSTLGVGTEFAIALPHHSRSRQY from the coding sequence ATTAGAAAACCTACCATTATTATTCGGACTGAAATTCCCGATCCAGAAAAGATACCGATCCGCATTAAAGATCATGGTGTAGGTATAAGTGAGTCAGTACGAAATAAGATATTTGAGCCATTTTTTACTACGAAGCCGATCGGCAGTGGTACAGGTTTGGGGTTGTCAATTAGTTATTCGATTGTGGTGGAAAAACACGGCGATCAATTGACTTGTAATTCAACTTTGGGTGTGGGTACTGAGTTTGCGATCGCGCTTCCGCACCACTCAAGATCGCGCCAATATTGA
- a CDS encoding SanA/YdcF family protein: MVLYEMTDKRNYVPKNQSQSWENYINPVSNSTFCLLLITFDSMLSKWFLLQGRSIFLLLIGLAILTPIGLNYYVKIFTNSYRYNDPANIPPENVAIVFGAGVWADGTPSPMLADRVQAAVDLYKLGRIRKILMTGDNSSPYYNEVKAMMIYAEEKGVPNSDITLDYAGFSTYESCYRAKEIFGVKQAVLITQSYHLPRAVYTCRALGVEAVGLGTPDWGKFRNNSMIQYSVREVFAVVKALWEVHITRPKPTFMGSFEGIPGIEDRN, encoded by the coding sequence ATGGTATTATATGAAATGACAGACAAGCGCAACTATGTACCTAAAAATCAATCTCAGTCTTGGGAAAATTACATAAATCCCGTTTCTAATTCTACTTTTTGCCTTTTACTGATAACCTTTGATTCTATGCTATCTAAATGGTTTTTACTGCAAGGGCGCTCTATTTTTTTGTTATTGATAGGGTTGGCAATCCTAACACCGATAGGGTTAAACTATTATGTAAAAATATTTACCAATTCCTACCGCTACAACGATCCTGCCAATATTCCCCCTGAAAATGTTGCCATCGTTTTTGGAGCCGGAGTCTGGGCAGATGGCACACCTTCCCCAATGTTAGCAGATCGAGTGCAGGCAGCCGTCGATCTATACAAACTGGGTCGTATTCGCAAAATCTTAATGACAGGAGATAACAGCAGCCCTTACTACAATGAGGTGAAAGCAATGATGATTTACGCTGAGGAAAAAGGTGTACCAAACAGCGATATCACTTTGGATTATGCAGGCTTCAGCACTTACGAAAGTTGCTATCGGGCGAAAGAAATTTTTGGTGTGAAACAAGCCGTTTTAATTACGCAATCTTATCACTTACCACGCGCTGTTTACACTTGCCGTGCGTTAGGGGTAGAAGCAGTGGGTTTAGGAACACCTGATTGGGGAAAATTCCGAAATAATTCTATGATTCAGTATAGCGTGCGCGAGGTATTTGCAGTGGTCAAGGCGCTCTGGGAGGTTCACATTACTCGTCCAAAACCCACTTTTATGGGGTCATTTGAGGGGATTCCAGGAATAGAAGATCGTAATTAA
- a CDS encoding DNA polymerase III subunit delta' produces MNYFAPIISQNQAVELLTQAVAKNRIAPGYLFAGTRGVGRSLAAQCFIELLFSTNFGDTKAIATLQKRIQERNHPDLLWIEPTYLHQGKRLSAKEAEAAGLKRKAPPQIRLEQIREIGQFLGRPPLEASRSVVVLEQAETMAESAANGLLKTLEEPGKATLILIAPGFESLLPTLVSRCQRIPFYRLDKNAMKQVLQKTGNQEIVSHPEIMAMAQGSPGEAIEIWQQLGDIPENLLRKVQQLPESIREALELAREIDKNLDSEAQLWLVDYLQHCYWRQFLSGEIRKSPVQILEKARQYLLGYVQSRLVWECTLMSMIN; encoded by the coding sequence ATGAATTATTTTGCACCAATCATCAGTCAAAATCAAGCAGTAGAATTGTTAACTCAGGCAGTTGCTAAAAATCGAATTGCTCCTGGGTATTTATTTGCTGGTACTCGCGGCGTAGGGAGAAGTTTAGCAGCTCAGTGTTTTATTGAGCTTTTATTCTCTACTAACTTTGGCGATACAAAAGCAATCGCTACTCTCCAAAAACGCATACAAGAACGCAATCACCCCGATTTGCTCTGGATAGAACCAACTTATCTACATCAAGGTAAACGATTATCAGCAAAAGAAGCAGAAGCCGCAGGATTGAAGCGAAAAGCACCGCCGCAAATTCGCTTAGAACAAATTCGAGAAATCGGACAATTTCTCGGTCGCCCACCCTTAGAAGCATCGCGATCTGTCGTAGTATTAGAACAGGCAGAAACAATGGCTGAAAGTGCAGCAAATGGATTACTTAAAACTTTAGAAGAACCGGGAAAAGCGACGCTAATTTTAATTGCCCCTGGCTTTGAATCTTTATTGCCAACTTTAGTATCAAGGTGTCAACGAATACCGTTTTATCGGTTAGATAAAAATGCCATGAAGCAGGTATTACAGAAAACTGGAAATCAGGAAATTGTATCACATCCAGAGATCATGGCAATGGCTCAGGGAAGTCCCGGCGAAGCAATAGAAATTTGGCAGCAACTTGGGGATATTCCTGAAAATTTGCTGCGGAAGGTGCAGCAGCTACCTGAGAGCATTCGGGAAGCTTTGGAATTAGCAAGAGAAATTGATAAAAATTTAGATTCAGAAGCTCAATTGTGGTTAGTAGATTATTTGCAACATTGTTACTGGAGGCAATTTTTGTCAGGAGAAATCAGAAAATCTCCCGTTCAAATATTAGAGAAAGCGCGGCAATATTTACTTGGTTATGTTCAGTCAAGATTAGTTTGGGAATGTACGTTGATGAGCATGATTAATTAG
- a CDS encoding NINE protein has translation MKDKSVAILLTFFLGGIGIHKFYLGYNFAGVLYLLFCWTFIPAIISFFDFIGLVLMSDQAFQAKYNGGSLPGGGNSLRSAKDVTGALADLKKLYDMGAITAEEYEEKRQKLLKDL, from the coding sequence ATGAAAGATAAAAGTGTAGCGATTTTACTAACTTTCTTTTTAGGGGGAATAGGGATTCATAAATTTTATTTAGGGTACAACTTTGCGGGAGTATTGTACTTGCTTTTTTGTTGGACATTCATCCCAGCAATTATCTCATTTTTTGACTTTATCGGCTTAGTTTTGATGTCAGATCAAGCATTTCAGGCTAAATATAACGGCGGCAGCTTGCCAGGGGGTGGGAACTCATTAAGATCGGCTAAAGATGTAACTGGTGCTTTAGCAGACCTGAAAAAACTTTATGATATGGGTGCGATCACAGCAGAAGAATATGAAGAGAAACGCCAAAAACTTTTGAAAGATTTGTAA
- a CDS encoding helix-hairpin-helix domain-containing protein, producing the protein MSQDSLLQQVPKWVWWSFFPGFGGLAIAYAGQKSNTPSWVAGGVALTIAALALSSTNLSAILWLAQIVTAFSLKKRYLIKTSPRNLLIPQDENTATLIANIRGKIDINDCSKNDIVNVLGLPIVYANDIESLQNEGYIFTHLEELSEIAGIPESQVKRIAPMVTFSYDYKKEALLTWKRLNILSGEELIDCGIEPAVAKKIFEERRRKGEYKSVMDVKRRTGLPFHSYRDIV; encoded by the coding sequence GTGTCGCAAGATTCCTTGTTACAGCAAGTGCCGAAGTGGGTTTGGTGGTCTTTTTTCCCCGGTTTCGGAGGACTCGCGATCGCCTATGCAGGTCAAAAATCTAACACTCCTAGCTGGGTTGCTGGTGGTGTAGCTTTGACGATCGCAGCATTAGCATTATCTTCAACCAATCTATCAGCGATCCTATGGCTGGCTCAAATTGTCACTGCCTTCTCTTTAAAAAAGCGCTATCTGATCAAGACTTCTCCCAGAAATTTGCTAATTCCTCAAGATGAAAATACTGCAACATTGATTGCGAATATTCGTGGTAAAATAGATATTAACGATTGTTCCAAAAACGATATTGTCAACGTTTTGGGATTGCCGATTGTCTACGCGAACGACATAGAATCATTGCAGAATGAAGGATATATTTTTACCCATTTAGAGGAACTCTCAGAAATCGCGGGAATTCCAGAGAGTCAGGTGAAACGGATCGCGCCAATGGTGACATTCAGCTATGATTACAAAAAAGAAGCCCTTTTAACTTGGAAGCGCTTAAATATACTTTCAGGAGAAGAACTAATTGATTGCGGTATTGAACCAGCAGTTGCCAAAAAAATCTTTGAAGAAAGGCGGCGAAAAGGGGAATATAAATCAGTAATGGATGTCAAGCGACGGACGGGATTACCATTTCATAGTTATCGCGATATTGTATAA
- a CDS encoding transaldolase family protein gives MAIYLDSAIISEAQAASKFGWISGITTNPTLLAKTNLPPDTTLQKLAQLISGEIYYQLMASDFEGMVAEGKAAFALIGRQTVLKVPATAAGFQTVAYLSPEIPCAVTAIYGASQAAVSAAAGAKYAIAYVNRATRLLGDGFALVRDMASVLRGSNTEILAASVKSPAEAVATLQAGANHLTLPFDVLQAMAVHELSQQTVDEFAKNGRGILG, from the coding sequence ATGGCAATTTATCTAGATTCCGCTATTATATCTGAAGCTCAAGCAGCGAGTAAGTTCGGTTGGATATCGGGAATTACTACTAATCCCACACTTTTAGCGAAGACAAATTTACCACCAGATACGACACTTCAGAAACTGGCACAACTGATTTCTGGGGAGATATATTATCAGCTTATGGCCTCTGATTTTGAGGGTATGGTAGCAGAAGGAAAAGCGGCATTTGCATTAATTGGACGGCAAACCGTGCTCAAGGTTCCGGCGACGGCGGCGGGTTTCCAGACAGTGGCCTATTTGTCGCCGGAGATTCCTTGTGCGGTGACGGCGATATACGGTGCGTCGCAGGCGGCGGTATCCGCAGCAGCGGGGGCTAAATATGCGATCGCTTATGTGAATCGCGCCACCAGGCTTTTAGGGGACGGTTTCGCCTTAGTGCGGGATATGGCAAGTGTACTCAGGGGAAGCAATACGGAGATTTTGGCCGCGAGTGTGAAATCACCAGCAGAAGCAGTGGCAACTTTACAAGCGGGTGCAAACCATTTGACGCTACCATTTGACGTATTGCAGGCGATGGCAGTTCACGAGTTATCGCAGCAAACTGTTGATGAATTTGCAAAGAATGGTCGGGGAATTTTGGGGTGA
- the tmk gene encoding dTMP kinase → MDGKLIVFEGVEGSGKTTQIERSRLWLLSKENHCKVPQIVVTREPGGTDLGKGLRGLLLESGGENICDRAELLLYAADRAQHVEAVLKPELAKGSIVLCDRFTDSTIAYQGYGRGLSLSLINQLNEIATLGLQSDLTLWLDLEVEVGLRRVKRRGVSDRIEQADLEFHRRVQQGFADLATANRDRIIRVDANRSEEEVSEEIHHIFTRKLKDWGYNC, encoded by the coding sequence ATGGACGGTAAGTTAATTGTATTTGAGGGGGTCGAAGGGAGCGGAAAAACAACGCAAATCGAGCGATCGCGGCTTTGGTTGTTGTCAAAGGAGAACCATTGCAAAGTTCCACAAATTGTGGTGACTCGCGAACCAGGAGGTACGGATTTAGGGAAAGGGTTACGAGGGTTACTATTGGAGTCAGGGGGGGAAAATATCTGCGATCGCGCGGAATTACTGCTATACGCGGCGGATAGAGCTCAGCACGTCGAGGCTGTACTCAAACCTGAGTTAGCGAAGGGGTCGATAGTTTTGTGCGATCGCTTTACTGACTCAACGATCGCTTATCAAGGATATGGTCGCGGTTTGAGTTTGAGTTTAATTAACCAACTCAATGAAATTGCAACGCTGGGGTTACAAAGCGATTTAACTTTGTGGCTGGATCTTGAGGTAGAGGTAGGTTTGCGTCGCGTGAAGCGTCGGGGAGTAAGCGATCGCATTGAGCAAGCTGATTTAGAATTTCATCGGCGGGTACAGCAAGGCTTTGCTGACTTAGCTACTGCAAATCGCGATCGCATTATCCGGGTAGATGCTAATCGTAGCGAAGAGGAAGTTTCAGAGGAAATTCATCATATTTTCACCCGCAAGTTAAAAGATTGGGGATATAATTGTTAG
- a CDS encoding CPBP family intramembrane glutamic endopeptidase, whose protein sequence is MTEKRSILETVKRLILVILTVGAIALVGLSLLQSWNQPQIQSRLELYQTNLLLHAAEWQGENSSSSNLTTARTTLVGDEPFKAALKQYQEAQQSAKTTLEKKLQELANPELQLANRQQLQAEINSLKRLSAELGVRLGLLQVQNGTTDAALKTWEDVIKGEGERISTDESAETAKILAGLWSNPAQLFPDAQPQIQKHLDGWFRYRALSQLYQLQERSQELRSLQASEQFIAQQAVGKLAIVTGIPGLGFLIGIGLLVFLGIQWLVSRKQSDPANPASGPILLRNGSLAWDTPWDGETIWEVLVFGFFFVGQILIPLLVPLALAFLQLNPTTFDARTKAFYILANYVLLAAGGILVLFLCVKPFLPLPKGWFEVKLGGSWFLWGLGGYFVALPLVILVSLINQQIWQGKGGSNPILPIALESKDGIALAVFFATASIAAPLFEEIIFRGFLLPSLTRYLPIWGAIALSGFVFAIAHLNASEVLPLATLGMILGFVYTRSRNLLAPMLLHSLWNSGTLLSLFILGSGTT, encoded by the coding sequence ATGACAGAAAAGCGGTCGATTTTAGAAACAGTGAAACGGTTGATTTTAGTAATTTTAACCGTAGGGGCGATCGCCCTTGTCGGCCTATCCTTACTCCAAAGCTGGAATCAGCCACAAATTCAAAGCCGACTTGAACTATACCAGACCAACTTACTGCTCCACGCTGCGGAATGGCAAGGAGAAAATAGCTCTAGTTCTAATCTAACCACTGCCCGGACAACTCTCGTCGGTGATGAACCCTTCAAAGCAGCTTTGAAGCAATATCAAGAAGCTCAACAATCTGCTAAAACGACTCTAGAAAAGAAATTACAGGAGTTAGCTAATCCCGAATTACAGCTAGCTAACCGCCAACAGTTACAAGCTGAGATTAATAGCTTAAAGCGTTTGAGTGCTGAACTTGGCGTAAGATTGGGATTATTGCAGGTACAAAATGGCACAACGGATGCTGCTCTCAAAACTTGGGAAGATGTAATTAAGGGAGAAGGCGAGCGGATTTCTACCGATGAGTCGGCGGAAACTGCTAAAATTTTAGCAGGTCTTTGGAGTAACCCAGCTCAATTGTTCCCCGATGCACAGCCGCAAATTCAAAAGCATTTAGATGGCTGGTTTCGCTACAGAGCGCTGAGTCAATTATATCAATTGCAGGAACGTTCCCAGGAGTTGCGATCGCTACAAGCATCTGAGCAATTTATCGCTCAACAAGCTGTAGGAAAATTAGCAATTGTAACTGGTATTCCAGGGTTGGGATTTTTAATCGGTATCGGGTTACTGGTATTTTTAGGGATTCAATGGTTGGTGTCTCGAAAACAGTCCGATCCGGCAAATCCTGCTTCTGGCCCAATTCTGTTACGCAATGGAAGTTTAGCTTGGGATACCCCTTGGGATGGGGAAACTATTTGGGAAGTTCTCGTTTTCGGCTTCTTCTTTGTGGGGCAAATCTTAATCCCTTTGTTAGTACCTTTAGCCTTAGCATTCCTTCAGCTTAATCCTACTACCTTTGATGCCCGCACTAAGGCTTTTTATATTCTTGCTAATTATGTATTGTTGGCTGCTGGAGGAATTTTGGTACTTTTCCTCTGTGTAAAACCGTTTTTGCCCCTACCTAAAGGTTGGTTTGAAGTTAAATTAGGAGGAAGTTGGTTTTTGTGGGGCTTGGGAGGCTATTTTGTCGCGCTGCCGTTGGTGATTTTGGTATCCCTAATTAATCAGCAAATATGGCAAGGTAAAGGTGGGAGTAATCCCATTTTACCGATCGCATTGGAAAGTAAGGATGGGATAGCTTTAGCGGTGTTTTTCGCTACGGCATCGATCGCGGCCCCACTTTTTGAGGAAATCATCTTTCGAGGGTTTCTGCTGCCTTCTCTGACTCGCTACTTGCCTATTTGGGGGGCGATCGCCCTTAGCGGATTCGTGTTTGCGATCGCGCACTTGAATGCTTCGGAAGTTCTACCGTTGGCGACTTTGGGCATGATTTTGGGGTTTGTTTACACGCGATCGCGCAACCTCCTAGCTCCCATGTTACTTCACAGCCTGTGGAATAGCGGCACTCTCCTCAGCTTATTTATCTTGGGTAGCGGCACAACTTGA
- a CDS encoding quinone-dependent dihydroorotate dehydrogenase, whose protein sequence is MDIYKLALRPLLFSGLKADPEWLHDRLMEIIDFLGKADSSGPVRPLLVQLEQSLGKKDTRLEQTLWGLRFKNPVGLAAGFDKNAFGAGIWESFGFGFAEMGTVTLQAQPGNPRPRLFRLGTDSAVLNRMGFNNQGAVAIATRLEGLRRGERGSGGAGELLSGGAGEQGSGGDGEDGEDREDLTSSSPSYPPSPLLPRPPAPLLKSSPFPLGINLGKSKVTPLEEASTDYLGSFKLLKDWGDYFVVNVSSPNTPGLRSLQDADQLSTILEGLQQENRALKPILVKIAPDLEWEAIASVIKLAQTYELAGIVATNTTIRRDGLKTQILPQTGKHISEEAGGISGTPVRDRSTEVIRFIWQQTQGQLPIIGVGGIFTAEDAWEKIAAGASLIQVYTGWIYEGPWMVRRILEGLLQKLEERGLSCISEAIGIDAN, encoded by the coding sequence TTGGATATTTATAAATTGGCTCTACGCCCTCTTTTATTTTCTGGATTAAAAGCCGATCCTGAGTGGCTGCACGATCGCCTGATGGAAATAATCGACTTTTTGGGTAAAGCTGATAGTAGTGGGCCAGTGCGTCCGCTTCTAGTTCAATTAGAGCAATCTTTGGGTAAGAAAGATACTCGTCTAGAACAAACCCTCTGGGGACTGAGGTTTAAAAATCCTGTGGGTTTGGCTGCGGGTTTTGATAAAAATGCTTTCGGGGCTGGTATTTGGGAAAGCTTTGGTTTTGGCTTTGCGGAAATGGGCACTGTAACTTTGCAAGCTCAACCGGGGAATCCTCGCCCTCGCTTGTTTCGCTTGGGGACGGATAGTGCAGTCTTAAATCGTATGGGGTTTAATAATCAAGGCGCAGTCGCGATCGCAACTCGCTTAGAAGGATTGAGGAGAGGGGAGCGGGGGAGCGGGGGAGCGGGGGAACTCTTGAGCGGGGGAGCAGGGGAGCAGGGGAGCGGGGGAGATGGGGAGGATGGGGAGGATAGGGAGGATTTAACTTCCTCATCTCCCTCATATCCCCCATCTCCTCTGCTCCCCCGCCCCCCTGCTCCCCTGCTCAAGAGTTCCCCATTCCCGTTAGGGATCAATCTTGGTAAATCTAAGGTGACACCCCTAGAAGAGGCTTCGACAGACTATTTAGGGAGTTTTAAGTTGCTCAAGGATTGGGGGGATTATTTTGTGGTAAATGTGTCGTCACCTAATACGCCAGGGCTGCGATCGCTTCAAGATGCCGACCAATTAAGCACAATTTTAGAGGGATTACAACAGGAAAATCGCGCTCTTAAGCCAATTTTAGTCAAGATTGCGCCCGATTTGGAGTGGGAGGCGATCGCATCTGTCATTAAATTAGCTCAAACCTACGAACTCGCAGGTATTGTCGCTACTAATACTACTATCCGCCGCGATGGACTCAAAACTCAAATATTGCCGCAAACGGGCAAACACATAAGCGAAGAAGCTGGAGGGATTAGCGGTACTCCCGTGCGCGATCGCTCTACAGAAGTGATACGGTTTATTTGGCAGCAAACTCAAGGCCAATTGCCAATTATTGGCGTGGGCGGTATTTTTACCGCTGAAGATGCTTGGGAAAAAATCGCGGCTGGGGCAAGTTTAATTCAAGTTTATACTGGTTGGATTTATGAGGGGCCCTGGATGGTGCGGCGGATTTTAGAGGGATTGTTACAAAAGTTGGAAGAAAGAGGTTTGAGTTGTATTTCTGAGGCCATAGGAATAGACGCAAATTAA